A region of Thermococcus piezophilus DNA encodes the following proteins:
- a CDS encoding TrkH family potassium uptake protein, whose amino-acid sequence MLELGKYINISDDLFVVKNLIGAILQGVGLAYLFPVLLAWIYPNEIQYVIYFAVPGVFSILLGAWLARHLGNVEDVNLRQAMVSAAFTWLFASFISVVPFMSIANMPFIDSYFESMSAWTGTGLTMMSNLESYPHILLFWRSWMQWLGGIGIVLVALTILIRPGVAAARLYRAEARSERILPNLVNTSKVIFEIYFVLTLVGVYLYYINGMTLFDAVIHAMTGLGTGGMSSHDLSIGYFNSTAIEAVTIFLMIMGAVNFTVHYKIFRERHLKPFFEDVQVRYLFFFLLPTVAIITFSLIQIGDTIGQALRQSIFHSVSAITCTGFGIGDLSKYPELAKFMIGMLMVIGGGAGSTAGGIKLIRVILMYESLKWTIQQALLPRGAIIKRKVGNYIFSEEDLQEVMSFTMTYLAFLLFGTIYTMLRLGTKLVDSFFEVASAQGNVGLSVGITSPSLPIDMKILLILHMWIGRLEIFSTLVFIISVLFLAPRVVGKR is encoded by the coding sequence ATGCTAGAGTTAGGGAAGTACATCAATATCTCCGACGATCTATTCGTAGTCAAAAACCTCATTGGAGCCATACTTCAGGGCGTTGGCCTTGCCTACCTATTTCCGGTTCTGTTAGCCTGGATCTATCCGAATGAAATTCAGTACGTCATATACTTCGCCGTCCCTGGTGTTTTTAGCATCCTCCTTGGCGCATGGCTTGCCAGGCATCTGGGGAACGTCGAGGACGTTAATCTCAGGCAGGCTATGGTTTCTGCCGCTTTCACTTGGCTCTTTGCGTCATTTATCAGCGTCGTCCCCTTCATGAGCATCGCCAACATGCCATTTATTGATTCCTACTTCGAGAGCATGTCCGCCTGGACAGGCACGGGCCTCACCATGATGAGCAACCTAGAGAGCTATCCCCATATCCTGCTCTTCTGGCGCTCTTGGATGCAGTGGTTGGGAGGTATAGGTATCGTCCTCGTCGCGCTCACAATACTCATTCGCCCAGGTGTTGCAGCAGCGAGGCTTTACAGGGCCGAGGCGAGGAGCGAGAGGATTCTGCCGAACCTCGTCAATACCTCCAAGGTAATTTTTGAGATATACTTCGTCCTCACGCTGGTCGGAGTTTACCTCTACTACATCAACGGCATGACGCTCTTTGATGCGGTAATCCACGCCATGACTGGCCTCGGAACCGGCGGTATGAGCAGCCATGACTTAAGCATAGGTTACTTCAACAGCACCGCCATAGAGGCCGTTACGATATTCCTCATGATTATGGGTGCCGTCAACTTCACCGTCCACTATAAAATCTTCCGGGAGAGACACCTCAAGCCCTTCTTCGAGGATGTTCAGGTTAGGTACCTATTCTTCTTCCTCCTTCCAACGGTGGCAATAATAACATTCAGCCTGATCCAGATTGGTGATACCATCGGCCAAGCCCTCAGACAGTCTATCTTTCACTCGGTATCGGCGATAACATGTACTGGATTTGGAATAGGGGATCTGAGCAAATACCCTGAGCTGGCCAAGTTCATGATAGGTATGCTGATGGTCATAGGTGGTGGAGCGGGAAGCACCGCCGGTGGAATAAAGCTCATACGAGTCATCCTGATGTACGAGAGCCTGAAGTGGACCATTCAGCAGGCCCTGCTCCCGAGGGGGGCCATTATCAAAAGGAAGGTTGGAAACTACATCTTCAGTGAGGAGGATCTCCAGGAGGTCATGAGCTTCACCATGACGTACTTGGCGTTTCTGCTCTTTGGCACGATCTACACCATGCTCCGCCTTGGAACAAAACTTGTGGATTCATTCTTTGAGGTGGCTTCCGCTCAGGGAAACGTCGGACTGAGCGTTGGAATAACGTCTCCCAGCCTCCCCATTGATATGAAGATCCTTCTCATTCTCCACATGTGGATAGGCAGGCTGGAGATATTCTCCACACTGGTGTTCATAATAAGCGTCCTCTTCCTCGCGCCCAGGGTGGTGGGCAAGAGATGA
- a CDS encoding energy-coupling factor ABC transporter ATP-binding protein — protein sequence MKVITVEDLSFRYRRAVNYSLRDVSFEVKKGELLGILGPSGSGKSTLCLTFNGIIPHSIKGDFSGDVIVRDPKTGEEYNTKETPVAKLSTIVGLVLQNPESQLFNMTVEDEIAFGLENLGLDRNEIMRRIMWALEVSGLEGLEKEFPPNLSGGQKQRLAIAAILAMKPEVLVLDEPTSQLDPVGREEVLGLISLLRKEHGITVILVEHHTGYILRFADRVIVMDGGRIILEGKPGEIVEEVEVLRRLGVKLPPSLEISHELKRRGLIKRLAFTEEDLLSEIKSL from the coding sequence ATGAAGGTGATAACCGTTGAGGATCTAAGCTTCAGGTACCGCAGGGCAGTGAACTATTCACTGAGGGACGTTAGCTTTGAGGTTAAAAAGGGAGAGCTTCTGGGCATACTCGGGCCAAGTGGAAGTGGAAAATCAACGCTCTGCCTGACCTTTAACGGCATAATCCCTCATTCGATAAAAGGGGACTTTTCGGGGGATGTAATTGTACGGGATCCAAAAACTGGGGAGGAATACAACACAAAGGAGACGCCCGTGGCAAAGCTCTCGACAATCGTTGGTTTGGTTCTTCAGAACCCCGAAAGCCAGCTCTTTAACATGACTGTTGAGGACGAGATAGCATTTGGGCTTGAAAATCTTGGTCTTGACAGAAACGAAATTATGCGACGTATTATGTGGGCACTGGAAGTCTCCGGGTTGGAGGGCTTAGAGAAGGAGTTCCCCCCCAACCTGAGCGGCGGACAGAAGCAGCGCTTGGCTATAGCAGCAATTCTGGCAATGAAGCCGGAAGTCTTGGTTCTCGACGAACCCACGTCCCAGCTCGACCCCGTTGGAAGGGAAGAGGTTCTTGGACTCATCTCTCTCCTCAGGAAAGAACACGGCATCACAGTCATCTTGGTTGAGCACCACACGGGGTACATACTCCGCTTTGCAGACAGGGTAATCGTCATGGATGGGGGTAGGATAATACTTGAAGGCAAGCCAGGAGAGATAGTAGAGGAAGTTGAAGTTCTGAGAAGGCTTGGCGTAAAGCTCCCACCGAGCCTTGAAATCTCTCATGAGCTCAAGAGGAGGGGATTGATAAAGCGGCTGGCTTTTACTGAGGAGGACCTCCTTTCCGAGATAAAATCTCTTTAA
- the cyaB gene encoding class IV adenylate cyclase, giving the protein MIEIEVKGYADDKVFERVRKNFKLIRREYHEDTYFQHPCRNFTETDEALRIRIRKFNGHFEAFITYKGPKIDPNSKTRWEIEVPVSDPDRHVEILESLGFKEVMTIEKTREKYYVDKGIVIMLDEVEGLGKFIEIEALAESEEAVGETVRILRKILISLGVKKFERRSYLELILEKEGSYGEAR; this is encoded by the coding sequence ATGATTGAGATTGAGGTTAAAGGCTACGCGGACGATAAGGTGTTCGAGCGTGTCAGGAAAAATTTCAAGCTAATTAGACGAGAATACCACGAGGACACCTACTTTCAGCACCCCTGTCGGAACTTCACAGAGACCGACGAGGCACTCAGGATAAGGATACGAAAGTTCAACGGACATTTTGAGGCATTCATAACATACAAAGGACCGAAGATTGATCCGAATTCAAAAACAAGGTGGGAAATAGAGGTCCCCGTGAGCGACCCGGACAGGCATGTAGAGATTCTTGAGAGCCTCGGCTTCAAGGAGGTAATGACCATTGAGAAGACCAGGGAAAAGTACTACGTCGACAAGGGTATCGTTATAATGCTCGACGAGGTCGAGGGCTTAGGGAAGTTCATCGAGATAGAGGCACTCGCCGAAAGTGAAGAAGCCGTAGGGGAAACCGTGAGAATATTAAGGAAAATCTTGATCTCACTTGGAGTTAAAAAGTTTGAGAGGCGTTCCTATCTAGAGCTGATACTGGAGAAGGAGGGAAGCTATGGAGAAGCTAGATGA
- a CDS encoding DUF86 domain-containing protein yields the protein MKTELMVESIELIKETMPNSFEEFQALGLAKDGIYKRLEFAIQCILDICSQIAHEQEMVSFGYKDLVNNLAENGIISSELKEKLFFLVDLREILIYNYDLMSDEIAFRNVPEYIEYIEAFLKEAPWRRDLIRTR from the coding sequence GTGAAAACCGAACTCATGGTTGAGAGCATTGAACTGATAAAGGAAACCATGCCCAATTCTTTTGAGGAGTTTCAAGCACTGGGCCTTGCGAAAGATGGAATCTACAAAAGGCTCGAGTTCGCAATACAGTGCATTCTAGACATCTGCTCTCAAATAGCGCATGAACAGGAGATGGTGAGCTTTGGCTACAAAGACCTGGTGAACAATCTGGCCGAAAACGGAATAATATCCTCCGAGTTGAAGGAGAAGCTTTTCTTCCTCGTGGATCTGAGGGAGATACTGATATACAACTACGACCTGATGAGCGATGAGATAGCCTTCCGAAACGTGCCCGAGTACATTGAGTACATTGAAGCTTTCCTGAAGGAGGCGCCGTGGAGGAGAGACTTAATCCGGACCCGTTAA
- a CDS encoding lysyl aminopeptidase has protein sequence MVNIELLKKVIEAPGVSGYEFLGIRDVVIETLEGYVDEIYVDKLGNVIAPKKGSGPKIMIAAHMDKIGVMVNHIDKEGYLHVVPVGGVDPRTLVAQRIRFFTEKGERFGVVGHIPPHLQKPEDRKKAADWDTIVVDIGVDSKEEAEELGFRVGTIGEFAPAFTQLNENRIATPYLDDRVCLYAMLEAARQLEEHEADIYFVASVQEEVGLRGARVASYAIDPEIGIAMDVTFAKQVGDKSKIVPKLGGGPVMDVGPNINPKIRAFADEVAKKYEIPLQVEASPRPTGTDANIMQINREGVATAVLSIPIRYMHSQVETADLRDIDLTIKFAKHFLEELKPMDLTP, from the coding sequence ATGGTGAACATCGAGCTTTTGAAAAAGGTCATTGAGGCTCCTGGTGTTTCTGGATACGAATTTCTCGGAATACGAGACGTCGTCATCGAGACCCTCGAGGGCTACGTTGATGAAATCTATGTTGACAAGCTCGGCAACGTCATAGCCCCCAAGAAGGGCTCCGGGCCAAAAATCATGATAGCAGCCCACATGGACAAAATCGGTGTCATGGTCAACCACATCGACAAGGAGGGTTACCTTCACGTCGTTCCAGTTGGCGGCGTTGACCCAAGGACTTTAGTTGCCCAGAGGATTCGCTTCTTCACCGAGAAGGGCGAGCGCTTTGGCGTTGTCGGCCACATCCCACCACACCTCCAGAAGCCTGAGGACAGAAAGAAGGCAGCCGACTGGGATACCATAGTGGTCGACATCGGTGTTGACAGCAAGGAAGAAGCCGAAGAGCTCGGCTTCCGCGTTGGCACAATCGGAGAGTTTGCCCCTGCCTTCACCCAGCTCAACGAGAACAGGATTGCCACGCCATATCTCGACGACCGCGTCTGCCTCTACGCTATGCTCGAAGCTGCAAGACAGCTCGAAGAGCACGAGGCTGACATCTACTTCGTGGCCAGCGTCCAGGAGGAGGTCGGCCTCCGCGGTGCCAGGGTTGCCAGCTACGCCATTGACCCCGAGATAGGCATAGCCATGGACGTCACTTTCGCCAAGCAGGTTGGCGACAAGAGTAAGATCGTTCCGAAGCTCGGCGGCGGTCCGGTTATGGACGTCGGGCCAAACATCAACCCGAAGATAAGGGCCTTCGCCGATGAAGTGGCGAAGAAGTACGAGATACCGCTCCAGGTCGAGGCTTCACCGAGACCAACCGGTACGGATGCCAACATAATGCAGATTAACCGTGAGGGCGTCGCAACGGCAGTTCTGAGCATACCCATCAGGTACATGCACAGCCAGGTTGAGACCGCCGACCTAAGGGATATAGACCTTACGATAAAGTTCGCCAAGCACTTCCTTGAGGAGCTCAAACCCATGGACCTGACACCGTGA
- the hjc gene encoding Holliday junction resolvase Hjc, whose protein sequence is MRYKKGASAERELIKMLEKEGFAVVRSAGSKKVDIVAGNGKLYLCIEVKSTHDEKLYFSREDYDKLISFAEKFGGRPIIAVKFINNGWRFFHPENLERGGKNYKVSLQTSNYLTFDEVVGKQRSLEEVISREA, encoded by the coding sequence ATGAGGTACAAAAAGGGTGCGAGTGCCGAGAGGGAGCTCATAAAGATGCTCGAGAAGGAGGGATTCGCAGTCGTACGCTCCGCCGGGAGCAAGAAGGTTGACATCGTGGCCGGCAATGGAAAGCTGTACCTCTGTATAGAGGTGAAGAGCACCCACGACGAGAAGCTCTACTTCAGTCGGGAAGATTATGATAAGCTCATCTCCTTCGCGGAGAAGTTCGGGGGAAGGCCTATTATAGCGGTCAAGTTCATCAACAACGGCTGGCGCTTCTTCCATCCGGAAAACCTTGAGAGGGGAGGCAAAAACTATAAGGTTAGCCTCCAAACATCAAACTACCTGACCTTTGATGAGGTCGTCGGAAAGCAGAGGTCTCTCGAAGAGGTGATAAGTCGTGAAGCTTAG
- a CDS encoding gamma carbonic anhydrase family protein — translation MAVYELDGKKPKIHETAFIDETASVIGDVVLEAKTNVWPSAVLRGDIEQIYVGEGSNIQDNVSIHTSHRQPTIIGKYVTIGHNAVVHGAEIGDYTIIGMGAVVLDGAKIGKHVVIGAGALVPPGKEIPDYSLVVGVPGKVVRQLSEEEIEWTKKNAEIYIELAEKHMKGRKRIE, via the coding sequence ATGGCAGTCTACGAGCTGGATGGAAAGAAACCTAAAATTCACGAGACCGCTTTCATTGATGAGACTGCATCGGTCATAGGTGATGTTGTTCTTGAAGCCAAGACCAACGTGTGGCCATCTGCCGTGCTCAGGGGAGACATAGAGCAGATTTACGTGGGCGAAGGCTCCAACATCCAAGACAACGTGAGCATACACACCTCCCACAGACAGCCGACGATAATCGGCAAGTATGTTACCATCGGGCACAACGCCGTTGTTCATGGGGCGGAGATAGGAGATTACACCATCATTGGAATGGGTGCGGTTGTCCTAGACGGTGCTAAGATAGGCAAGCACGTCGTCATCGGTGCCGGTGCCCTCGTCCCACCGGGCAAGGAGATACCGGACTACAGTCTTGTTGTCGGTGTTCCTGGTAAGGTCGTCAGGCAGCTCAGTGAGGAGGAGATTGAGTGGACAAAGAAGAACGCCGAGATTTATATCGAGCTGGCTGAAAAGCACATGAAGGGTAGGAAGAGAATCGAGTGA